A stretch of the Aegilops tauschii subsp. strangulata cultivar AL8/78 chromosome 4, Aet v6.0, whole genome shotgun sequence genome encodes the following:
- the LOC109741269 gene encoding uncharacterized protein isoform X1, translating into MEQRNPMAAQAARPNPCAAFRSVPPPLPARRADAAPRPKDAPCPTSNGDRGLSGRCKKPPEHAMHKPSGGTYTKPDARVKLIPAEDITYVRHGKSFGRTVGSAKLQKTHCRRSVTPPPSSRKISLARSTPLTHKSTTPFTPKAMPPLNHKALVPLTHKATAPLTHKPTTPLTHKPTTPPHPVASCLSPKRVETAHKASGPLSPKPTTPPQPVASCLSPKRVGTAHKASGPLSPKPTTPPLPVASCLSPKRVETVENRQFFSLNRPSPLYKAVQRGTFPPSVSQKESEMNPINPSSVHVPPAYSRKVPLKSVVTLDNKKLCSTSNQAALKCQPTKRDADPIVEKETTVKLPLLSPTSVLSSSSTEVCPDTGRSSSRLNLFDGKSKLDSLQPETNIPQAKSPESTTPTRCAQLSNDLRVVSSTKSHVERQTNQEPSISRNMSSGAQLILHTPLCKETYQPEACWKGKFEITGELTHTCDGLEAYFPCEISSKVYEASKQMPEILKLEALPLSGLLPKKFKMEPPRVQDIGLCFISSCQRSNRDSYHLLENVSSHIGLRTDIGTVELLIFSSKLLTEDDQTKDGELYLFGVFQKRTRKRQHRVDSHTDISNVGLSKGDCNISEDIGMDLDMIGGKYTKGNAAPAVSFFTGSCSPDSAGTTDSLCKSARRAPACGDLVLDPPSGFLPLDVPPGFTRAHCGLRLDAPPGFTKAHGGLHTNDSMPSPGAENGASTLFSERKSPIKFSLNITRPPGFAKLAEVKKEPGLPAFFKATEKTPPIGKANEKDIKHDKQVNVEVESDDSSEEREFPKTKRLSDILGSCASSSWRNNASTSAAPRNCSEVFRPASASKSEEQKQHHRHCRKRGQQEASESAAAVEATKRLKVNGRIALNGCPALNSNQAQPKTPPT; encoded by the exons ATGGAGCAGAGGAATCCAATGGCGGCGCAGGCGGCGAGGCCGAACCCCTGCGCGGCCTTCCGCTCGgtcccgccgccgctgcccgcgcGCCGCGCCGACGCCGCGCCGAGGCCCAAG GATGCACCTTGTCCTACCTCTAATGGCGATAGAGGTCTTTCTGGGCGGTGCAAAAAGCCTCCAGAGCATGC CATGCATAAGCCGTCTGGCGGTACATATACAAAACCTGATGCAAGAGTGAAGTTGATTCCGGCAGAAGACATCACTTATGTACGGCATGGAAAGTCTTTTGGTAGAACAGTTGGCTCAGCAAAACTGCAGAAAACACACTGCAGACGAAGTGTCACTCCTCCTCCGAGTTCGCGTAAAATTTCTCTTGCGAGATCGACACCGCTTACTCACAAGTCCACGACACCGTTTACTCCCAAGGCCATGCCACCGCTTAATCACAAGGCTTTGGTGCCTCTTACCCACAAGGCCACAGCACCTCTTACTCACAAGCCCACGACACCTCTTACTCACAAGCCCACGACACCACCCCATCCTGTTGCCTCGTGTCTTTCTCCTAAGAGAGTTGAGACAGCTCACAAGGCCTCGGGACCTCTTAGTCCCAAGCCCACTACACCACCCCAGCCTGTTGCATCGTGTCTTTCTCCTAAGAGAGTTGGGACAGCTCACAAGGCCTCGGGACCTCTTAGTCCCAAGCCCACTACACCACCCCTGCCTGTTGCATCGTGTCTTTCTCCTAAGAGAGTTGAGACAGTTGAAAACAGGCAATTTTTCTCTCTCAATCGGCCATCACCACTCTACAAGGCTGTCCAGAGAGGTACATTTCCTCCATCTGTTTCGCAGAAAGAGTCAGAGATGAATCCCATCAACCCTAGTTCTGTGCATGTTCCTCCTGCATATTCAAGGAAGGTTCCTCTTAAGAGTGTCGTCACACTTGACAACAAAAAGTTATGCTCTACAAGCAATCAGGCTGCACTTAAATGTCAGCCCACAAAAAGAGACGCAGATCCTATTGTGGAAAAAGAAACTACTGTGAAGCTTCCATTACTGAGCCCAACATCTGTGCTTAGTTCAAGTTCCACCGAGGTCTGCCCAGATACTGGAAGGTCTTCGTCCAGACTAAATTTGTTTGATGGAAAATCCAAGCTGGACTCACTGCAGCCTGAAACAAACATACCTCAAGCAAAAAGCCCAGAGTCTACAACTCCAACCCGATGTGCTCAACTTTCCAATGATTTGAGAGTTGTTTCCTCCACTAAGAGCCATGTCGAGAGACAAACGAACCAGGAACCATCAATTAGTCGTAACATGTCTTCAG GTGCCCAATTAATTCTACATACACCACTGTGCAAGGAGACATACCAACCAGAGGCCTGCTGGAA GGGCAAATTTGAAATAACTGGAGAGCTAACACACACTTGTGATGGACTTGAAGCCTATTTCCCTTGTGAAATTTCTAGCAAAGTTTATGAAGCTTCAAAACAGATGCCTGAAATCTTGAAGCTAGAGGCTCTACCTCTTTCTGGCCTGTTACCAAAAAAATTCAAGATGGAACCACCTCGTGTTCAAGATATTGGACTGTGCTTCATAAGTTCTTGTCAAAG GTCAAATAGGGACTCTTACCATCTCCTGGAAAATGTTTCTTCACATATTGGCTTGCGGACTGACATCGGCACAGTGGAGTTGCTTATATTTTCGTCCAAGCTGCTTACGGAAGATGATCAAA CGAAAGACGGAGAACTTTACCTTTTTGGAGTTTTCCAGAAGCGTACCAGAAAGAGGCAGCACCGAGTCGACAGTCATACAGATATCAGCAATGTTGGCCTTTCAAAGGGAGACTGTAATATATCTGAGGATATTGGCATGGACCTGGATATGATAGGAGGCAAATACACAAAAGGTAATGCAGCTCCCGCTGTTTCTTTCTTCACTGGGTCTTGTAGTCCTGACTCCGCAG GGACTACAGATTCTCTATGTAAATCTGCTAGGAGAGCTCCTGCTTGCGGAGACCTTGTTTTGGACCCACCTTCAGGATTTCTTCCTCTTGATGTCCCTCCTGGCTTCACAAGAGCTCATTGTGGACTGAGACTTGATGCTCCTCCAGGATTTACAAAAGCACATGGTGGGTTACACACCAATGACAGCATGCCTTCTCCTGGAGCAGAAAACGGTGCTTCCACTCTTTTCTCTGAGAGAAAGTCCCCAATCAAGTTCTCTCTTAACATTACAAGGCCTCCTGGATTTGCTAAATTGGCTGAGGTGAAAAAAGAGCCTGGGTTACCAGCATTCTTTAAGGCCACGGAGAAAACACCACCAATTGGAAAAGCAAATGAAAAGGATATCAAGCATGATAAG CAGGTGAACGTCGAAGTGGAATCGGATGACAGCTCGGAGGAGCGAGAGTTTCCCAAGACCAAGAGGCTCTCAGATATCCTGGGTTCTTGTGCCTCTTCGTCTTGGAGGAATAACGCAAGTACCTCAGCCGCACCTCGAAACTGCTCTGAAGTTTTCAGGCCTGCGAGTGCGAGCAAGTCTGAGGAACAAAAGCAGCACCATCGGCATTGCAGGAAGAGAGGGCAGCAGGAAGCATCCGAATCCGCTGCTGCTGTTGAGGCCACCAAAAGGCTCAAGGTCAACGGCCGCATCGCGCTCAACGGTTGTCCTGCCCTCAACTCCAACCAAGCGCAACCCAAAACTCCACCAACATAG
- the LOC109741269 gene encoding uncharacterized protein isoform X4: MEQRNPMAAQAARPNPCAAFRSVPPPLPARRADAAPRPKDAPCPTSNGDRGLSGRCKKPPEHAMHKPSGGTYTKPDARVKLIPAEDITYVRHGKSFGRTVGSAKLQKTHCRRSVTPPPSSRKISLARSTPLTHKSTTPFTPKAMPPLNHKALVPLTHKATAPLTHKPTTPLTHKPTTPPHPVASCLSPKRVETAHKASGPLSPKPTTPPQPVASCLSPKRVGTAHKASGPLSPKPTTPPLPVASCLSPKRVETVENRQFFSLNRPSPLYKAVQRGTFPPSVSQKESEMNPINPSSVHVPPAYSRKVPLKSVVTLDNKKLCSTSNQAALKCQPTKRDADPIVEKETTVKLPLLSPTSVLSSSSTEVCPDTGRSSSRLNLFDGKSKLDSLQPETNIPQAKSPESTTPTRCAQLSNDLRVVSSTKSHVERQTNQEPSISRNMSSGAQLILHTPLCKETYQPEACWKGKFEITGELTHTCDGLEAYFPCEISSKVYEASKQMPEILKLEALPLSGLLPKKFKMEPPRVQDIGLCFISSCQRSNRDSYHLLENVSSHIGLRTDIGTVELLIFSSKLLTEDDQTKDGELYLFGVFQKRTRKRQHRVDSHTDISNVGLSKGDCNISEDIGMDLDMIGGKYTKGTTDSLCKSARRAPACGDLVLDPPSGFLPLDVPPGFTRAHCGLRLDAPPGFTKAHGGLHTNDSMPSPGAENGASTLFSERKSPIKFSLNITRPPGFAKLAEVKKEPGLPAFFKATEKTPPIGKANEKDIKHDKVNVEVESDDSSEEREFPKTKRLSDILGSCASSSWRNNASTSAAPRNCSEVFRPASASKSEEQKQHHRHCRKRGQQEASESAAAVEATKRLKVNGRIALNGCPALNSNQAQPKTPPT; the protein is encoded by the exons ATGGAGCAGAGGAATCCAATGGCGGCGCAGGCGGCGAGGCCGAACCCCTGCGCGGCCTTCCGCTCGgtcccgccgccgctgcccgcgcGCCGCGCCGACGCCGCGCCGAGGCCCAAG GATGCACCTTGTCCTACCTCTAATGGCGATAGAGGTCTTTCTGGGCGGTGCAAAAAGCCTCCAGAGCATGC CATGCATAAGCCGTCTGGCGGTACATATACAAAACCTGATGCAAGAGTGAAGTTGATTCCGGCAGAAGACATCACTTATGTACGGCATGGAAAGTCTTTTGGTAGAACAGTTGGCTCAGCAAAACTGCAGAAAACACACTGCAGACGAAGTGTCACTCCTCCTCCGAGTTCGCGTAAAATTTCTCTTGCGAGATCGACACCGCTTACTCACAAGTCCACGACACCGTTTACTCCCAAGGCCATGCCACCGCTTAATCACAAGGCTTTGGTGCCTCTTACCCACAAGGCCACAGCACCTCTTACTCACAAGCCCACGACACCTCTTACTCACAAGCCCACGACACCACCCCATCCTGTTGCCTCGTGTCTTTCTCCTAAGAGAGTTGAGACAGCTCACAAGGCCTCGGGACCTCTTAGTCCCAAGCCCACTACACCACCCCAGCCTGTTGCATCGTGTCTTTCTCCTAAGAGAGTTGGGACAGCTCACAAGGCCTCGGGACCTCTTAGTCCCAAGCCCACTACACCACCCCTGCCTGTTGCATCGTGTCTTTCTCCTAAGAGAGTTGAGACAGTTGAAAACAGGCAATTTTTCTCTCTCAATCGGCCATCACCACTCTACAAGGCTGTCCAGAGAGGTACATTTCCTCCATCTGTTTCGCAGAAAGAGTCAGAGATGAATCCCATCAACCCTAGTTCTGTGCATGTTCCTCCTGCATATTCAAGGAAGGTTCCTCTTAAGAGTGTCGTCACACTTGACAACAAAAAGTTATGCTCTACAAGCAATCAGGCTGCACTTAAATGTCAGCCCACAAAAAGAGACGCAGATCCTATTGTGGAAAAAGAAACTACTGTGAAGCTTCCATTACTGAGCCCAACATCTGTGCTTAGTTCAAGTTCCACCGAGGTCTGCCCAGATACTGGAAGGTCTTCGTCCAGACTAAATTTGTTTGATGGAAAATCCAAGCTGGACTCACTGCAGCCTGAAACAAACATACCTCAAGCAAAAAGCCCAGAGTCTACAACTCCAACCCGATGTGCTCAACTTTCCAATGATTTGAGAGTTGTTTCCTCCACTAAGAGCCATGTCGAGAGACAAACGAACCAGGAACCATCAATTAGTCGTAACATGTCTTCAG GTGCCCAATTAATTCTACATACACCACTGTGCAAGGAGACATACCAACCAGAGGCCTGCTGGAA GGGCAAATTTGAAATAACTGGAGAGCTAACACACACTTGTGATGGACTTGAAGCCTATTTCCCTTGTGAAATTTCTAGCAAAGTTTATGAAGCTTCAAAACAGATGCCTGAAATCTTGAAGCTAGAGGCTCTACCTCTTTCTGGCCTGTTACCAAAAAAATTCAAGATGGAACCACCTCGTGTTCAAGATATTGGACTGTGCTTCATAAGTTCTTGTCAAAG GTCAAATAGGGACTCTTACCATCTCCTGGAAAATGTTTCTTCACATATTGGCTTGCGGACTGACATCGGCACAGTGGAGTTGCTTATATTTTCGTCCAAGCTGCTTACGGAAGATGATCAAA CGAAAGACGGAGAACTTTACCTTTTTGGAGTTTTCCAGAAGCGTACCAGAAAGAGGCAGCACCGAGTCGACAGTCATACAGATATCAGCAATGTTGGCCTTTCAAAGGGAGACTGTAATATATCTGAGGATATTGGCATGGACCTGGATATGATAGGAGGCAAATACACAAAAG GGACTACAGATTCTCTATGTAAATCTGCTAGGAGAGCTCCTGCTTGCGGAGACCTTGTTTTGGACCCACCTTCAGGATTTCTTCCTCTTGATGTCCCTCCTGGCTTCACAAGAGCTCATTGTGGACTGAGACTTGATGCTCCTCCAGGATTTACAAAAGCACATGGTGGGTTACACACCAATGACAGCATGCCTTCTCCTGGAGCAGAAAACGGTGCTTCCACTCTTTTCTCTGAGAGAAAGTCCCCAATCAAGTTCTCTCTTAACATTACAAGGCCTCCTGGATTTGCTAAATTGGCTGAGGTGAAAAAAGAGCCTGGGTTACCAGCATTCTTTAAGGCCACGGAGAAAACACCACCAATTGGAAAAGCAAATGAAAAGGATATCAAGCATGATAAG GTGAACGTCGAAGTGGAATCGGATGACAGCTCGGAGGAGCGAGAGTTTCCCAAGACCAAGAGGCTCTCAGATATCCTGGGTTCTTGTGCCTCTTCGTCTTGGAGGAATAACGCAAGTACCTCAGCCGCACCTCGAAACTGCTCTGAAGTTTTCAGGCCTGCGAGTGCGAGCAAGTCTGAGGAACAAAAGCAGCACCATCGGCATTGCAGGAAGAGAGGGCAGCAGGAAGCATCCGAATCCGCTGCTGCTGTTGAGGCCACCAAAAGGCTCAAGGTCAACGGCCGCATCGCGCTCAACGGTTGTCCTGCCCTCAACTCCAACCAAGCGCAACCCAAAACTCCACCAACATAG
- the LOC109741269 gene encoding uncharacterized protein isoform X3 — protein sequence MEQRNPMAAQAARPNPCAAFRSVPPPLPARRADAAPRPKDAPCPTSNGDRGLSGRCKKPPEHAMHKPSGGTYTKPDARVKLIPAEDITYVRHGKSFGRTVGSAKLQKTHCRRSVTPPPSSRKISLARSTPLTHKSTTPFTPKAMPPLNHKALVPLTHKATAPLTHKPTTPLTHKPTTPPHPVASCLSPKRVETAHKASGPLSPKPTTPPQPVASCLSPKRVGTAHKASGPLSPKPTTPPLPVASCLSPKRVETVENRQFFSLNRPSPLYKAVQRGTFPPSVSQKESEMNPINPSSVHVPPAYSRKVPLKSVVTLDNKKLCSTSNQAALKCQPTKRDADPIVEKETTVKLPLLSPTSVLSSSSTEVCPDTGRSSSRLNLFDGKSKLDSLQPETNIPQAKSPESTTPTRCAQLSNDLRVVSSTKSHVERQTNQEPSISRNMSSGAQLILHTPLCKETYQPEACWKGKFEITGELTHTCDGLEAYFPCEISSKVYEASKQMPEILKLEALPLSGLLPKKFKMEPPRVQDIGLCFISSCQRSNRDSYHLLENVSSHIGLRTDIGTVELLIFSSKLLTEDDQTKDGELYLFGVFQKRTRKRQHRVDSHTDISNVGLSKGDCNISEDIGMDLDMIGGKYTKGTTDSLCKSARRAPACGDLVLDPPSGFLPLDVPPGFTRAHCGLRLDAPPGFTKAHGGLHTNDSMPSPGAENGASTLFSERKSPIKFSLNITRPPGFAKLAEVKKEPGLPAFFKATEKTPPIGKANEKDIKHDKQVNVEVESDDSSEEREFPKTKRLSDILGSCASSSWRNNASTSAAPRNCSEVFRPASASKSEEQKQHHRHCRKRGQQEASESAAAVEATKRLKVNGRIALNGCPALNSNQAQPKTPPT from the exons ATGGAGCAGAGGAATCCAATGGCGGCGCAGGCGGCGAGGCCGAACCCCTGCGCGGCCTTCCGCTCGgtcccgccgccgctgcccgcgcGCCGCGCCGACGCCGCGCCGAGGCCCAAG GATGCACCTTGTCCTACCTCTAATGGCGATAGAGGTCTTTCTGGGCGGTGCAAAAAGCCTCCAGAGCATGC CATGCATAAGCCGTCTGGCGGTACATATACAAAACCTGATGCAAGAGTGAAGTTGATTCCGGCAGAAGACATCACTTATGTACGGCATGGAAAGTCTTTTGGTAGAACAGTTGGCTCAGCAAAACTGCAGAAAACACACTGCAGACGAAGTGTCACTCCTCCTCCGAGTTCGCGTAAAATTTCTCTTGCGAGATCGACACCGCTTACTCACAAGTCCACGACACCGTTTACTCCCAAGGCCATGCCACCGCTTAATCACAAGGCTTTGGTGCCTCTTACCCACAAGGCCACAGCACCTCTTACTCACAAGCCCACGACACCTCTTACTCACAAGCCCACGACACCACCCCATCCTGTTGCCTCGTGTCTTTCTCCTAAGAGAGTTGAGACAGCTCACAAGGCCTCGGGACCTCTTAGTCCCAAGCCCACTACACCACCCCAGCCTGTTGCATCGTGTCTTTCTCCTAAGAGAGTTGGGACAGCTCACAAGGCCTCGGGACCTCTTAGTCCCAAGCCCACTACACCACCCCTGCCTGTTGCATCGTGTCTTTCTCCTAAGAGAGTTGAGACAGTTGAAAACAGGCAATTTTTCTCTCTCAATCGGCCATCACCACTCTACAAGGCTGTCCAGAGAGGTACATTTCCTCCATCTGTTTCGCAGAAAGAGTCAGAGATGAATCCCATCAACCCTAGTTCTGTGCATGTTCCTCCTGCATATTCAAGGAAGGTTCCTCTTAAGAGTGTCGTCACACTTGACAACAAAAAGTTATGCTCTACAAGCAATCAGGCTGCACTTAAATGTCAGCCCACAAAAAGAGACGCAGATCCTATTGTGGAAAAAGAAACTACTGTGAAGCTTCCATTACTGAGCCCAACATCTGTGCTTAGTTCAAGTTCCACCGAGGTCTGCCCAGATACTGGAAGGTCTTCGTCCAGACTAAATTTGTTTGATGGAAAATCCAAGCTGGACTCACTGCAGCCTGAAACAAACATACCTCAAGCAAAAAGCCCAGAGTCTACAACTCCAACCCGATGTGCTCAACTTTCCAATGATTTGAGAGTTGTTTCCTCCACTAAGAGCCATGTCGAGAGACAAACGAACCAGGAACCATCAATTAGTCGTAACATGTCTTCAG GTGCCCAATTAATTCTACATACACCACTGTGCAAGGAGACATACCAACCAGAGGCCTGCTGGAA GGGCAAATTTGAAATAACTGGAGAGCTAACACACACTTGTGATGGACTTGAAGCCTATTTCCCTTGTGAAATTTCTAGCAAAGTTTATGAAGCTTCAAAACAGATGCCTGAAATCTTGAAGCTAGAGGCTCTACCTCTTTCTGGCCTGTTACCAAAAAAATTCAAGATGGAACCACCTCGTGTTCAAGATATTGGACTGTGCTTCATAAGTTCTTGTCAAAG GTCAAATAGGGACTCTTACCATCTCCTGGAAAATGTTTCTTCACATATTGGCTTGCGGACTGACATCGGCACAGTGGAGTTGCTTATATTTTCGTCCAAGCTGCTTACGGAAGATGATCAAA CGAAAGACGGAGAACTTTACCTTTTTGGAGTTTTCCAGAAGCGTACCAGAAAGAGGCAGCACCGAGTCGACAGTCATACAGATATCAGCAATGTTGGCCTTTCAAAGGGAGACTGTAATATATCTGAGGATATTGGCATGGACCTGGATATGATAGGAGGCAAATACACAAAAG GGACTACAGATTCTCTATGTAAATCTGCTAGGAGAGCTCCTGCTTGCGGAGACCTTGTTTTGGACCCACCTTCAGGATTTCTTCCTCTTGATGTCCCTCCTGGCTTCACAAGAGCTCATTGTGGACTGAGACTTGATGCTCCTCCAGGATTTACAAAAGCACATGGTGGGTTACACACCAATGACAGCATGCCTTCTCCTGGAGCAGAAAACGGTGCTTCCACTCTTTTCTCTGAGAGAAAGTCCCCAATCAAGTTCTCTCTTAACATTACAAGGCCTCCTGGATTTGCTAAATTGGCTGAGGTGAAAAAAGAGCCTGGGTTACCAGCATTCTTTAAGGCCACGGAGAAAACACCACCAATTGGAAAAGCAAATGAAAAGGATATCAAGCATGATAAG CAGGTGAACGTCGAAGTGGAATCGGATGACAGCTCGGAGGAGCGAGAGTTTCCCAAGACCAAGAGGCTCTCAGATATCCTGGGTTCTTGTGCCTCTTCGTCTTGGAGGAATAACGCAAGTACCTCAGCCGCACCTCGAAACTGCTCTGAAGTTTTCAGGCCTGCGAGTGCGAGCAAGTCTGAGGAACAAAAGCAGCACCATCGGCATTGCAGGAAGAGAGGGCAGCAGGAAGCATCCGAATCCGCTGCTGCTGTTGAGGCCACCAAAAGGCTCAAGGTCAACGGCCGCATCGCGCTCAACGGTTGTCCTGCCCTCAACTCCAACCAAGCGCAACCCAAAACTCCACCAACATAG
- the LOC109741269 gene encoding uncharacterized protein isoform X2: protein MEQRNPMAAQAARPNPCAAFRSVPPPLPARRADAAPRPKDAPCPTSNGDRGLSGRCKKPPEHAMHKPSGGTYTKPDARVKLIPAEDITYVRHGKSFGRTVGSAKLQKTHCRRSVTPPPSSRKISLARSTPLTHKSTTPFTPKAMPPLNHKALVPLTHKATAPLTHKPTTPLTHKPTTPPHPVASCLSPKRVETAHKASGPLSPKPTTPPQPVASCLSPKRVGTAHKASGPLSPKPTTPPLPVASCLSPKRVETVENRQFFSLNRPSPLYKAVQRGTFPPSVSQKESEMNPINPSSVHVPPAYSRKVPLKSVVTLDNKKLCSTSNQAALKCQPTKRDADPIVEKETTVKLPLLSPTSVLSSSSTEVCPDTGRSSSRLNLFDGKSKLDSLQPETNIPQAKSPESTTPTRCAQLSNDLRVVSSTKSHVERQTNQEPSISRNMSSGAQLILHTPLCKETYQPEACWKGKFEITGELTHTCDGLEAYFPCEISSKVYEASKQMPEILKLEALPLSGLLPKKFKMEPPRVQDIGLCFISSCQRSNRDSYHLLENVSSHIGLRTDIGTVELLIFSSKLLTEDDQTKDGELYLFGVFQKRTRKRQHRVDSHTDISNVGLSKGDCNISEDIGMDLDMIGGKYTKGNAAPAVSFFTGSCSPDSAGTTDSLCKSARRAPACGDLVLDPPSGFLPLDVPPGFTRAHCGLRLDAPPGFTKAHGGLHTNDSMPSPGAENGASTLFSERKSPIKFSLNITRPPGFAKLAEVKKEPGLPAFFKATEKTPPIGKANEKDIKHDKVNVEVESDDSSEEREFPKTKRLSDILGSCASSSWRNNASTSAAPRNCSEVFRPASASKSEEQKQHHRHCRKRGQQEASESAAAVEATKRLKVNGRIALNGCPALNSNQAQPKTPPT from the exons ATGGAGCAGAGGAATCCAATGGCGGCGCAGGCGGCGAGGCCGAACCCCTGCGCGGCCTTCCGCTCGgtcccgccgccgctgcccgcgcGCCGCGCCGACGCCGCGCCGAGGCCCAAG GATGCACCTTGTCCTACCTCTAATGGCGATAGAGGTCTTTCTGGGCGGTGCAAAAAGCCTCCAGAGCATGC CATGCATAAGCCGTCTGGCGGTACATATACAAAACCTGATGCAAGAGTGAAGTTGATTCCGGCAGAAGACATCACTTATGTACGGCATGGAAAGTCTTTTGGTAGAACAGTTGGCTCAGCAAAACTGCAGAAAACACACTGCAGACGAAGTGTCACTCCTCCTCCGAGTTCGCGTAAAATTTCTCTTGCGAGATCGACACCGCTTACTCACAAGTCCACGACACCGTTTACTCCCAAGGCCATGCCACCGCTTAATCACAAGGCTTTGGTGCCTCTTACCCACAAGGCCACAGCACCTCTTACTCACAAGCCCACGACACCTCTTACTCACAAGCCCACGACACCACCCCATCCTGTTGCCTCGTGTCTTTCTCCTAAGAGAGTTGAGACAGCTCACAAGGCCTCGGGACCTCTTAGTCCCAAGCCCACTACACCACCCCAGCCTGTTGCATCGTGTCTTTCTCCTAAGAGAGTTGGGACAGCTCACAAGGCCTCGGGACCTCTTAGTCCCAAGCCCACTACACCACCCCTGCCTGTTGCATCGTGTCTTTCTCCTAAGAGAGTTGAGACAGTTGAAAACAGGCAATTTTTCTCTCTCAATCGGCCATCACCACTCTACAAGGCTGTCCAGAGAGGTACATTTCCTCCATCTGTTTCGCAGAAAGAGTCAGAGATGAATCCCATCAACCCTAGTTCTGTGCATGTTCCTCCTGCATATTCAAGGAAGGTTCCTCTTAAGAGTGTCGTCACACTTGACAACAAAAAGTTATGCTCTACAAGCAATCAGGCTGCACTTAAATGTCAGCCCACAAAAAGAGACGCAGATCCTATTGTGGAAAAAGAAACTACTGTGAAGCTTCCATTACTGAGCCCAACATCTGTGCTTAGTTCAAGTTCCACCGAGGTCTGCCCAGATACTGGAAGGTCTTCGTCCAGACTAAATTTGTTTGATGGAAAATCCAAGCTGGACTCACTGCAGCCTGAAACAAACATACCTCAAGCAAAAAGCCCAGAGTCTACAACTCCAACCCGATGTGCTCAACTTTCCAATGATTTGAGAGTTGTTTCCTCCACTAAGAGCCATGTCGAGAGACAAACGAACCAGGAACCATCAATTAGTCGTAACATGTCTTCAG GTGCCCAATTAATTCTACATACACCACTGTGCAAGGAGACATACCAACCAGAGGCCTGCTGGAA GGGCAAATTTGAAATAACTGGAGAGCTAACACACACTTGTGATGGACTTGAAGCCTATTTCCCTTGTGAAATTTCTAGCAAAGTTTATGAAGCTTCAAAACAGATGCCTGAAATCTTGAAGCTAGAGGCTCTACCTCTTTCTGGCCTGTTACCAAAAAAATTCAAGATGGAACCACCTCGTGTTCAAGATATTGGACTGTGCTTCATAAGTTCTTGTCAAAG GTCAAATAGGGACTCTTACCATCTCCTGGAAAATGTTTCTTCACATATTGGCTTGCGGACTGACATCGGCACAGTGGAGTTGCTTATATTTTCGTCCAAGCTGCTTACGGAAGATGATCAAA CGAAAGACGGAGAACTTTACCTTTTTGGAGTTTTCCAGAAGCGTACCAGAAAGAGGCAGCACCGAGTCGACAGTCATACAGATATCAGCAATGTTGGCCTTTCAAAGGGAGACTGTAATATATCTGAGGATATTGGCATGGACCTGGATATGATAGGAGGCAAATACACAAAAGGTAATGCAGCTCCCGCTGTTTCTTTCTTCACTGGGTCTTGTAGTCCTGACTCCGCAG GGACTACAGATTCTCTATGTAAATCTGCTAGGAGAGCTCCTGCTTGCGGAGACCTTGTTTTGGACCCACCTTCAGGATTTCTTCCTCTTGATGTCCCTCCTGGCTTCACAAGAGCTCATTGTGGACTGAGACTTGATGCTCCTCCAGGATTTACAAAAGCACATGGTGGGTTACACACCAATGACAGCATGCCTTCTCCTGGAGCAGAAAACGGTGCTTCCACTCTTTTCTCTGAGAGAAAGTCCCCAATCAAGTTCTCTCTTAACATTACAAGGCCTCCTGGATTTGCTAAATTGGCTGAGGTGAAAAAAGAGCCTGGGTTACCAGCATTCTTTAAGGCCACGGAGAAAACACCACCAATTGGAAAAGCAAATGAAAAGGATATCAAGCATGATAAG GTGAACGTCGAAGTGGAATCGGATGACAGCTCGGAGGAGCGAGAGTTTCCCAAGACCAAGAGGCTCTCAGATATCCTGGGTTCTTGTGCCTCTTCGTCTTGGAGGAATAACGCAAGTACCTCAGCCGCACCTCGAAACTGCTCTGAAGTTTTCAGGCCTGCGAGTGCGAGCAAGTCTGAGGAACAAAAGCAGCACCATCGGCATTGCAGGAAGAGAGGGCAGCAGGAAGCATCCGAATCCGCTGCTGCTGTTGAGGCCACCAAAAGGCTCAAGGTCAACGGCCGCATCGCGCTCAACGGTTGTCCTGCCCTCAACTCCAACCAAGCGCAACCCAAAACTCCACCAACATAG